The following are from one region of the Pseudomonadota bacterium genome:
- a CDS encoding aminotransferase class V-fold PLP-dependent enzyme produces MFTPSLQAAVRDRFMHTDRCPFTGERVFFENAGGALTLASVVERAGELLGVPDNQGRDNPASHALVSIIEQGRADMRAFLGCAAGPVFIGESGTELLFRLVRTACLGSPEGGDVVGTTLEHPATASARRRWAAVAGKRLVNVPHSDATGGVTVDDYAKYVTADTRVATIIQASPVTGIGVDVAAIAALIRERAPECFIVIDGIQHAAHGHVDIDGYGIDGYVISPYKVFSRHNYGIAWASDRLSELPHDQLYGTPPSQWELGTRDTSAYACWTEVAAYLDWLGQQVGQDRGNRRSNIGQAADAIAAHEQALTGAMLHGTGNLPGLADMEAVTVIGGVDNPHREGLVCLTVDGVAAADVVTRLNDAGIRTHTRKADHYSANVLSPLGLDAAVRVSMCHYNTTDEVARFLDVMRPIAGAA; encoded by the coding sequence ATGTTCACGCCATCGTTGCAAGCGGCTGTCCGTGATCGATTCATGCACACCGACCGCTGCCCCTTCACCGGCGAACGGGTCTTTTTCGAGAATGCCGGGGGCGCGCTGACCCTGGCGTCGGTGGTCGAGCGGGCAGGCGAACTGCTCGGCGTGCCCGACAACCAGGGGCGCGACAACCCCGCCTCTCATGCGCTCGTGTCGATCATCGAGCAGGGCCGGGCCGACATGCGGGCCTTCCTCGGCTGCGCAGCGGGCCCCGTTTTCATCGGCGAGAGTGGCACGGAGCTCTTGTTCCGCCTGGTGCGCACAGCCTGCCTTGGCTCGCCTGAGGGCGGCGATGTGGTCGGCACCACGCTCGAGCACCCGGCCACGGCGAGCGCGCGCCGCCGCTGGGCCGCAGTGGCGGGCAAGCGGCTGGTCAACGTGCCGCACAGCGACGCGACCGGCGGCGTGACTGTCGACGATTATGCCAAGTATGTGACGGCTGACACGCGCGTCGCGACGATCATCCAGGCCAGCCCCGTGACCGGTATCGGTGTCGATGTCGCGGCGATCGCGGCGCTGATCCGCGAGCGCGCTCCCGAGTGCTTCATCGTGATCGACGGCATCCAGCACGCGGCGCACGGCCACGTTGACATCGACGGCTACGGCATCGACGGCTATGTGATCTCGCCCTACAAGGTGTTCTCCCGCCACAACTACGGCATCGCCTGGGCATCGGACCGGCTGAGCGAGCTGCCGCACGACCAGCTCTACGGCACGCCGCCGTCGCAGTGGGAGCTCGGCACCCGCGACACCTCGGCCTACGCGTGCTGGACCGAGGTCGCGGCCTACCTCGATTGGCTTGGCCAGCAGGTCGGGCAGGACCGCGGCAACCGCCGCAGCAACATCGGCCAGGCCGCCGACGCCATTGCGGCACACGAACAGGCGCTCACCGGGGCCATGCTGCACGGCACCGGAAACCTCCCGGGACTCGCCGACATGGAGGCTGTGACCGTGATCGGTGGCGTTGACAACCCTCACCGGGAAGGCCTGGTCTGCCTGACCGTCGACGGCGTCGCCGCGGCGGACGTTGTCACGCGCCTGAACGACGCTGGCATCCGCACCCACACGCGCAAAGCGGACCACTACTCGGCCAACGTGCTCAGCCCGCTCGGCCTCGATGCGGCGGTGCGGGTGTCGATGTGCCACTACAACACCACCGACGAGGTCGCCCGGTTTCTGGACGTGATGCGACCCATCGCCGGGGCCGCCTGA